The following proteins are co-located in the Desulfurococcus amylolyticus Z-533 genome:
- a CDS encoding ABC transporter substrate-binding protein, whose amino-acid sequence MRGRLVLVIAILVIVVAAALLYIVLSPRESIPRRIVVYAYNDKISGIDPSIEDDTGLVILGSVYEPLLYYNPLKNEFKPALAVNWSSNEDGTEWVFHLRQGVKFHDGTPFNATAVKISVERARDIYRETGRGLGYIWDAVEEVQVLDEYTVKFKLSYPQRLDMIAAASYAAYIFSPSVLEKSSASSYMDEALEKWFNNGNDGGSGPYMIVSYRPDAEVRLKKFDEWWGWSIVNNPDAPDEIIIKILTEPQSQYNGLIAGEIDIASSVPRDNIGDLVNRGFKVFNLTTYHNYIMFFNTKRYPTNITEFRKAVLYMINLDEAMQLAMKGYALKGSGIIPHSFPGHIDNLVYDYNMEEALRYLNQSGVTTPVTIEILYQVDYEELKIFAEYLQSRLREIGVNLVLNPQPWSQLKDIAKGIWEHPETTPHIIIADWWPTIPSPYDYLYTMFHSESKEWNFAGYEDPEFDNLVDTAFEREGSNYTDAINLYREAQLKLYNEAIAVNLWDEVKPFIYSGKLEIPEEAMNPLYMYVVFFQYVKVKA is encoded by the coding sequence GTGCGTGGGAGATTAGTCTTAGTTATAGCAATCCTGGTTATTGTCGTGGCAGCTGCCTTATTATATATAGTGCTATCACCAAGGGAATCTATACCTAGGAGGATCGTTGTATACGCGTACAACGATAAGATATCAGGCATAGATCCAAGCATAGAGGATGACACAGGCTTGGTTATCCTGGGCTCAGTATACGAGCCACTGCTCTACTATAACCCCCTTAAAAACGAGTTCAAGCCTGCTCTCGCAGTGAACTGGAGCAGTAATGAGGATGGTACTGAATGGGTTTTCCACTTAAGACAGGGTGTAAAATTCCATGATGGAACACCATTCAATGCCACGGCTGTAAAGATAAGTGTTGAAAGAGCCCGGGATATATATAGGGAGACGGGGAGGGGTCTAGGATATATATGGGACGCAGTTGAGGAAGTCCAGGTGCTCGATGAGTACACAGTTAAATTCAAGCTTAGCTATCCCCAGAGACTAGATATGATCGCGGCTGCAAGCTACGCAGCCTACATATTCTCTCCAAGCGTCCTTGAAAAGAGCTCGGCATCCTCCTACATGGATGAAGCCCTTGAGAAGTGGTTCAACAATGGCAATGATGGTGGCTCAGGACCATATATGATTGTATCCTATCGTCCCGACGCCGAGGTCAGGTTAAAGAAATTCGACGAATGGTGGGGGTGGAGCATAGTTAACAACCCTGATGCACCAGATGAAATAATTATAAAGATACTTACGGAGCCCCAATCCCAGTATAATGGACTTATTGCCGGCGAAATAGATATCGCTTCAAGCGTGCCCCGGGACAACATAGGGGACCTTGTAAACAGGGGGTTCAAGGTATTCAATTTAACTACGTATCACAATTACATAATGTTCTTCAATACGAAGAGGTATCCAACAAATATAACAGAGTTCAGGAAAGCAGTACTCTACATGATAAACCTGGATGAAGCCATGCAACTAGCCATGAAAGGGTACGCTCTCAAGGGAAGCGGTATAATACCTCATAGTTTTCCGGGGCATATAGATAACCTAGTATATGACTATAACATGGAGGAAGCATTAAGATACCTCAATCAATCCGGGGTCACTACCCCTGTAACCATTGAGATACTTTACCAGGTGGACTATGAGGAATTAAAGATCTTTGCTGAGTATCTGCAGTCAAGGCTTAGGGAGATAGGTGTAAACCTGGTGCTTAATCCACAGCCCTGGTCTCAGTTAAAGGATATCGCTAAGGGTATTTGGGAGCACCCGGAGACAACACCGCATATAATTATAGCTGACTGGTGGCCCACCATACCATCCCCATACGACTACCTATACACAATGTTCCATAGTGAGTCAAAGGAGTGGAACTTCGCTGGATACGAGGATCCAGAGTTCGATAACCTGGTTGACACGGCGTTTGAACGCGAGGGAAGTAATTACACGGATGCGATCAACCTTTACAGGGAGGCACAACTTAAACTATATAATGAAGCAATCGCCGTAAATCTATGGGATGAGGTTAAACCGTTTATCTATAGTGGGAAACTGGAGATACCGGAGGAAGCCATGAACCCGCTTTACATGTATGTCGTGTTTTTCCAGTACGTGAAGGTGAAAGCGTAA
- a CDS encoding ABC transporter permease: MPVSINYVVKRVFWCILIVFGIIVFSYLILIFSPGDPAVKWAGNPRGPYASMAIEKAREELGLNDPLYLQIARFVYNVFNGNIGDSIAYKQPVLPLIYSRLQSTLELLVIAYVIAVPLGIFLGIYSALRRGSRSDSLIQAVGTILANTPTFWVATGLFLVFSMSGISLYGRINTRLALSTGFHPITGFYLLDSLIQGNLLVFIDVLLRLLPPALAVAVYPLGVLIRLTRTLMAEALLEDFVRVPVAWGVRRDIIIWRYALKASIPGVIQISGLSFAYSLIDAMVVEYTVFGREGLGNLLYDALNYSDFRLAIGLITVVAVFYLVVNTLTDIIQALVDPRVRL, translated from the coding sequence TTGCCCGTGAGCATAAACTATGTTGTGAAAAGGGTTTTTTGGTGTATCCTAATAGTTTTCGGGATAATTGTTTTTTCATACTTGATCCTCATTTTCTCACCGGGAGATCCGGCTGTTAAATGGGCTGGAAACCCAAGGGGGCCGTATGCCTCAATGGCTATTGAGAAAGCTAGGGAGGAACTTGGACTCAATGATCCATTATACCTGCAGATCGCTAGATTCGTGTATAACGTTTTCAACGGTAATATAGGGGATAGCATCGCCTATAAGCAGCCAGTGCTACCGCTCATCTACTCAAGGCTTCAATCGACACTGGAGCTACTTGTAATCGCGTATGTTATAGCTGTACCGCTGGGAATTTTCCTAGGTATTTACTCGGCGTTGAGAAGGGGTAGTAGGAGCGACTCCTTGATACAGGCCGTCGGCACGATCTTAGCGAACACGCCTACTTTCTGGGTTGCAACGGGGCTCTTCCTAGTGTTTTCGATGTCAGGGATCTCATTATACGGTAGGATTAATACAAGGTTGGCTTTATCAACGGGGTTTCACCCTATAACTGGGTTCTACTTACTTGACAGCCTTATCCAGGGCAACCTACTCGTCTTCATCGATGTCCTACTACGACTACTGCCTCCAGCTCTCGCCGTAGCTGTATACCCGCTTGGAGTATTAATCAGGTTAACGAGAACCCTCATGGCTGAGGCGCTCCTAGAGGACTTCGTAAGAGTGCCTGTTGCATGGGGGGTTAGGAGGGATATAATCATATGGAGATATGCATTAAAGGCATCTATCCCAGGCGTGATACAGATAAGTGGGCTTTCATTCGCATACAGCCTTATTGATGCTATGGTTGTGGAATACACGGTGTTCGGTAGGGAGGGGCTTGGAAATCTATTATACGATGCACTCAACTACTCTGATTTCAGGCTAGCAATAGGCTTAATCACTGTAGTAGCTGTCTTCTACCTTGTGGTTAACACACTAACTGATATAATTCAGGCACTCGTAGATCCAAGGGTGAGGCTATGA
- a CDS encoding ABC transporter permease, with protein sequence MNSIEANIRGAAYLVRKQFRKTRFKTGLAIVLVITILALLSPIIAPFPEEGLGYIPENAVAKARLPPNPVNIFGTDTRGRDLFSRVLFGAGSALVEILIVVLTSLSIGIIIGVSAAYFKGVVEHVLNYLIELFVSVPAIIIALALRLAIGPGLYVVILGLITTWWSWYARVTYIYARSIVEMDYVVLARLSGLNSLKIIYRHVLRNTIPPVLVQAVTDMGSVLLEATSINFIGLGVPLNSPEWGVIMLEGLPVITIAPWITMFPGIFLLITALGFSLIGDSLREELDPRMRRRWRLWF encoded by the coding sequence ATGAACAGTATTGAGGCAAATATTAGGGGTGCAGCATACCTTGTCAGGAAACAGTTTAGGAAGACGAGGTTTAAAACAGGTTTAGCAATAGTGTTGGTGATCACCATTCTAGCTCTACTCTCGCCAATAATAGCTCCGTTCCCAGAGGAGGGCCTAGGCTATATACCGGAGAACGCTGTAGCGAAGGCCAGGCTTCCGCCGAATCCAGTCAATATATTTGGAACCGATACGAGGGGGAGAGACTTATTTTCTAGAGTGCTCTTTGGCGCCGGATCAGCATTGGTTGAAATATTAATCGTCGTTCTCACGAGTCTCTCTATAGGTATAATCATAGGGGTTTCGGCAGCGTACTTTAAAGGTGTCGTGGAACACGTATTGAACTACCTTATTGAATTATTTGTAAGTGTACCAGCAATAATAATAGCCCTGGCTTTGAGACTGGCAATAGGACCCGGCTTATATGTGGTCATACTCGGGTTGATTACAACATGGTGGTCATGGTATGCTAGGGTTACCTATATATATGCCAGAAGCATTGTTGAAATGGATTACGTAGTATTAGCAAGGCTCAGTGGGCTGAACAGTTTAAAGATAATTTATAGGCATGTATTAAGGAACACAATTCCACCCGTCCTAGTACAGGCTGTGACAGATATGGGGAGTGTCCTCTTAGAGGCCACCTCCATAAACTTCATAGGGCTGGGCGTCCCCTTAAACTCGCCCGAATGGGGGGTTATAATGCTTGAAGGCCTCCCAGTTATTACTATCGCGCCATGGATAACTATGTTCCCCGGCATCTTTCTATTGATCACTGCTCTCGGATTCAGCTTAATAGGTGATAGCCTAAGAGAGGAACTGGATCCACGGATGAGGAGGAGGTGGAGGCTGTGGTTCTAG
- a CDS encoding ABC transporter ATP-binding protein, with translation MVLAVKAVDLKIGYMDEEEKIYWAVRGVSFQVSESEIYCIVGESGCGKSTIGNAIAGILPSHAVTRGKLYIYDKKVIDNEKMDYTGIRGRVVSYIPQNPGTSLNPYETIEEQFYHVLSSVYGYDKRKSVETARRYLAMVELDPDKVLDYYPHELSGGMQQRAAISIALATGARIIVADEPTSSLDAHLRLQLIRLMRKLRDTVRLSLILITHDLVSAGRICDTIAVMYAGKIVEEGRGSLLLTEPLHPYTQMLVDAVPILGLKKPLKSIPGEPPQVGGEISWCVFRERCPVAFEKCGIHPPELYIMERKVSCWRYMNHGAR, from the coding sequence GTGGTTCTAGCCGTTAAAGCAGTGGACTTGAAGATAGGTTATATGGATGAGGAGGAAAAGATTTACTGGGCTGTTAGAGGCGTTAGCTTCCAGGTGAGTGAGAGCGAGATATACTGTATTGTCGGGGAAAGCGGTTGCGGTAAATCAACGATCGGTAACGCTATTGCCGGGATTTTACCTTCACATGCTGTGACAAGGGGTAAGCTCTATATATATGATAAAAAGGTGATCGACAACGAGAAAATGGATTACACCGGGATACGAGGCAGGGTTGTCTCATATATACCACAGAACCCCGGAACAAGCTTGAACCCTTATGAGACCATAGAGGAACAGTTCTACCACGTGTTGAGTAGTGTATACGGCTATGATAAGAGGAAGTCTGTTGAGACAGCCAGAAGATATCTCGCAATGGTTGAACTGGATCCCGATAAAGTACTCGATTACTACCCACATGAGCTCAGTGGAGGCATGCAGCAGAGGGCTGCGATAAGTATAGCGCTGGCTACAGGGGCGCGGATAATCGTCGCTGATGAGCCAACCTCCTCATTGGATGCTCACCTCAGGTTGCAATTGATTAGGTTAATGAGGAAGCTGAGGGATACTGTGAGGTTATCCCTAATACTGATAACACATGATCTCGTCTCAGCTGGACGGATATGTGACACCATAGCAGTAATGTATGCTGGTAAAATAGTTGAGGAGGGAAGAGGGAGCCTACTTCTAACCGAGCCTCTCCACCCATATACTCAAATGCTTGTAGACGCGGTTCCAATCCTGGGGTTGAAAAAGCCGTTGAAGAGTATTCCAGGTGAACCACCCCAAGTCGGAGGCGAGATATCGTGGTGTGTGTTTCGTGAGAGATGCCCTGTTGCATTCGAGAAATGCGGTATCCATCCTCCCGAGCTATATATAATGGAGAGGAAGGTCTCATGCTGGAGGTACATGAATCATGGTGCCAGGTGA
- a CDS encoding ABC transporter ATP-binding protein yields the protein MVPGDIIRLEDVTAGYVVIKQGIKSITREKMVVLRNINLRIKDGERVVIIGESGSGKTTLLRVILGLLKPFNGRVFVIGKDIYSLKWRERVKVLRQIGYVSQDPYKALNPSVKVGTILEEPLEALGISERGSRVKDILRLVNLPENVLNMYPMELSGGMRQRVLIARAIIHDPEVLILDEPTSALDVSMQAQIVNLINEIHRKLELAVLTVTHDLGVAQYLADRAVVLYRGEIIEEGDIDSIIKNPRNEYTRLLVSSY from the coding sequence ATGGTGCCAGGTGATATCATTAGACTGGAGGATGTCACAGCTGGATATGTTGTTATTAAACAAGGCATTAAGAGCATAACACGAGAGAAGATGGTGGTGTTGAGAAACATTAATCTAAGGATAAAGGATGGAGAGAGAGTTGTAATCATAGGTGAAAGCGGCTCGGGGAAAACCACCCTGCTAAGGGTTATTCTGGGACTACTTAAGCCCTTCAACGGGAGAGTATTTGTCATAGGGAAAGATATATATAGTCTAAAATGGAGGGAGCGAGTGAAAGTATTAAGGCAGATAGGATATGTTTCACAAGACCCCTATAAAGCATTGAATCCAAGTGTAAAGGTTGGAACAATACTGGAGGAACCCCTAGAGGCACTTGGTATAAGTGAACGGGGTTCCCGGGTTAAAGACATCTTAAGACTTGTAAACTTACCTGAGAATGTTCTCAACATGTATCCGATGGAATTGAGCGGTGGAATGAGGCAACGGGTGCTTATAGCCAGGGCTATAATACACGATCCCGAAGTACTCATCCTGGATGAGCCAACCTCAGCGCTAGATGTATCAATGCAGGCCCAGATAGTGAACTTGATAAATGAAATACATAGGAAGCTCGAACTTGCCGTCCTCACTGTTACCCACGACCTCGGTGTTGCACAGTATCTAGCCGATAGAGCAGTGGTATTATATAGAGGCGAAATAATTGAGGAGGGTGATATAGATTCTATAATCAAGAACCCGAGAAACGAGTATACAAGACTACTTGTCTCAAGCTACTAG
- a CDS encoding phenylalanine--tRNA ligase subunit alpha has translation MGGEECLSRPVFLSPRQYRIVSILVEKKAIDINTLAQLIEGRPEDLMRDLAELEGRKLIRILKQAVKIPVLTSEAYFYLEKGMPEEQVYRVLGKCVNKPLNEFIQCIREHTGIPEEIVKIGLQYHLKSKCLVVLNGIVAKGEEEKCIELMKSAEEVKRKLELIRDKGEMPSDTELLRRRHLIELRDRTSITVLPMPELLDLYRNGLVREKEVLTIVKPALTPTLDQYIIKEFDLSIEPPAIPLARKHPFMEFIDDLRDILTSMGFEEVKGPHVEAEFWNFDVLFQAQDHPAREIHDTFFLKTDLRAKIPAWLLERAGRIHEEGWRYKWSPERSLRLVLRSQTTAVSARAIYERGEGEYRVFTIDRNFRPENLDAKHSMEFHQLDGVIVGRDVNFKHLLYFFKELAAALGIKEVWFKPGYFPFTEPSVEGYIKHPRLGWVEVFPGGVFRPEVMNILGAPGVRAVAWGIGVDRLAMTVLGLNDIRLLFTRDLDVLENIKYNGLPFFKSRTTGREVRVVEYPY, from the coding sequence ATGGGTGGTGAGGAGTGCTTGAGTAGACCGGTGTTTCTATCACCTAGGCAGTATAGAATAGTATCTATATTAGTGGAGAAGAAGGCCATAGACATTAATACTCTTGCTCAATTAATTGAAGGCAGGCCAGAAGATTTGATGAGGGATCTCGCTGAACTAGAGGGAAGGAAGTTAATTAGAATTCTTAAGCAGGCGGTGAAAATACCTGTTTTAACAAGTGAGGCATACTTCTACCTGGAGAAGGGGATGCCAGAGGAACAAGTGTATAGGGTGCTCGGTAAGTGTGTTAATAAACCGCTCAATGAGTTTATTCAGTGCATTAGAGAACATACAGGTATACCAGAGGAAATAGTAAAGATAGGGTTGCAGTACCATTTGAAGTCGAAGTGCCTGGTGGTCTTGAATGGCATAGTTGCCAAGGGGGAGGAAGAAAAGTGTATTGAATTGATGAAAAGTGCTGAGGAAGTTAAGAGGAAACTCGAGTTGATCAGGGATAAGGGCGAGATGCCCTCCGACACAGAGTTACTTAGAAGGAGGCATCTAATAGAGTTGAGGGATAGGACGAGTATCACTGTATTGCCGATGCCGGAGCTCTTAGACCTCTATAGGAATGGATTGGTAAGGGAAAAAGAGGTATTAACCATAGTAAAACCAGCCCTAACCCCCACACTAGATCAATACATTATAAAGGAATTCGATCTCTCAATAGAGCCTCCTGCCATACCTTTGGCTAGAAAGCACCCCTTTATGGAGTTTATAGATGATCTAAGGGATATCCTAACATCGATGGGTTTCGAAGAGGTTAAAGGACCCCATGTAGAGGCTGAGTTCTGGAATTTCGACGTCCTATTTCAAGCACAGGATCACCCGGCTAGGGAGATACATGATACATTCTTCCTGAAGACTGATCTACGGGCTAAGATACCTGCTTGGCTCCTTGAGAGGGCTGGTAGGATACATGAAGAAGGATGGAGGTATAAGTGGAGTCCTGAAAGATCTCTAAGACTAGTCTTAAGGAGCCAGACAACGGCTGTTTCTGCTAGAGCTATATATGAGAGGGGAGAGGGTGAGTACAGGGTTTTCACGATAGATAGGAACTTCAGACCCGAGAACCTTGACGCTAAGCACAGTATGGAGTTCCACCAGTTGGATGGGGTGATCGTGGGCAGGGATGTTAACTTCAAGCACCTTCTATATTTCTTCAAGGAGCTTGCAGCAGCCTTAGGGATAAAGGAGGTCTGGTTTAAACCAGGTTACTTCCCCTTTACTGAGCCAAGTGTTGAAGGATATATTAAACACCCGAGGCTTGGATGGGTTGAGGTGTTCCCCGGGGGTGTTTTCCGACCTGAGGTCATGAATATTCTTGGAGCACCGGGTGTTAGGGCTGTTGCATGGGGTATAGGTGTAGACAGGCTGGCTATGACTGTGCTGGGCTTAAACGATATCAGGCTATTATTTACCAGGGATCTCGACGTGTTGGAGAACATTAAGTATAATGGACTACCATTCTTTAAGTCGAGAACAACCGGTAGAGAGGTAAGGGTTGTAGAGTACCCATACTAG
- a CDS encoding QueT transporter family protein, whose translation MRISPVFITRSLIIASVYTAVTLMLGYISYGELQFRVSDAMIILPLIVGMGLDAVVGLTIGGLLGNLASPFIPWDWVFGPLANLVASTIVYLVGRTRLNTYVKLAVSSILASLAIAVIVGYELTVIYGLPGLTILYIFISELVIIGVIGGLVYRSLRVFFK comes from the coding sequence ATGAGGATTAGTCCCGTGTTCATAACGAGGTCGTTAATTATAGCGTCCGTCTATACTGCTGTAACCCTGATGCTTGGATACATATCGTATGGTGAACTACAGTTTAGGGTGAGCGATGCAATGATAATATTGCCGTTGATAGTTGGTATGGGTTTAGACGCGGTTGTTGGCTTAACCATAGGTGGGTTGCTTGGAAATTTAGCGAGTCCATTCATACCATGGGACTGGGTCTTTGGACCACTGGCCAATCTAGTCGCTTCAACTATTGTTTACCTGGTTGGGAGAACCAGGCTGAACACTTATGTAAAGCTTGCCGTATCCTCGATACTTGCCTCTCTAGCTATTGCTGTGATAGTGGGATACGAGTTAACAGTGATATATGGGCTTCCAGGGCTAACTATACTCTATATTTTCATAAGCGAGCTAGTCATTATAGGCGTCATAGGTGGATTAGTATATAGGTCTCTCAGGGTGTTTTTTAAGTGA
- a CDS encoding ABC transporter ATP-binding protein, whose translation MNEVRGVDLSIGYSPGKPLIEDAEFTLGPGLHVLIGANGSGKSTLLKTIAGIIKPLKGSVEVNSVNIHDIRRREAVRLVGYVWQNPFHGFIEATVEREISFITRMTGARVNGEILYRLVDMELMNRNPFTLSGGEARRVALASVLSIDQPVWLLDEPFSDLDYNGYLILAELIRYGVKNGKVIVMTTHIVSLLDPLEPNTFLLIDRGRRRLLKGDWGDLTDDLLLGAGIIPRRISCGTTI comes from the coding sequence GTGAACGAGGTGAGAGGTGTAGATTTATCAATAGGTTATTCGCCGGGTAAACCGTTAATAGAGGATGCAGAGTTCACTCTAGGCCCTGGGCTCCACGTATTGATCGGTGCTAATGGAAGTGGTAAGTCGACGCTGTTGAAGACGATAGCTGGGATAATAAAGCCTTTGAAGGGTAGTGTAGAGGTAAACAGTGTAAATATACATGACATACGTAGGCGGGAAGCAGTAAGGCTTGTAGGATATGTGTGGCAGAATCCTTTCCACGGCTTCATAGAGGCTACTGTTGAAAGAGAGATATCATTCATCACGAGGATGACTGGGGCGCGGGTAAATGGTGAGATACTCTACAGGCTCGTGGATATGGAGTTAATGAATAGAAACCCGTTCACACTAAGCGGGGGAGAGGCTAGGAGGGTTGCGCTTGCAAGCGTTCTCTCAATAGATCAACCAGTATGGTTGCTCGATGAGCCCTTCTCGGATCTAGATTATAACGGCTATCTCATCCTCGCGGAGCTAATAAGGTATGGAGTTAAAAACGGTAAGGTAATCGTTATGACAACACATATTGTTTCACTACTCGATCCACTAGAGCCAAATACTTTTCTATTAATAGACAGGGGCAGGAGACGACTGCTCAAGGGAGACTGGGGGGATTTAACCGATGACCTATTACTTGGGGCAGGCATAATTCCGAGGAGGATTTCATGTGGCACTACTATATGA
- the ade gene encoding adenine deaminase gives MGRTPADIVVTNINLVSSTTGEILEDASIIIKGRRIARIGEIADVSKYISSRTIVIDGRKRYAVPGFIDLHIHIESTLLDPIGFSKIALKHGTTTVVADPHEIVNVLGLKGLEIFTKVSRELPLKILYEVPSCVPATDPSYMLETPGNIVSSREVKEALNMDGIIGLGEVMDFISVVNANREVLSKIQAASERRMVIDGHAPLLSDEKLDAYIAAGILSDHESTGSREALEKLRRGMYIFIREGSAWRDLKALLPLMRDRDCMLCSFVSDDINVFDLFTKGHMDRIINLAIEYGVDPVKAIQYATINPALRLHLEDQIGSITPGRLGDIVITERIDHIKPVTTIANGSIIYYEGELKKVIKKAQYPEEALNTVKIGVDPSSLSIPPRIEVRKGSVLANVIEVTPGSALTKWRILDVEVSEHKVLPDPSRDIMYITVIDRHKATGSHSSGLIKGLGFKAGAIAQTIAHDTHNLIVAGWSKEDMMVAVERVMRLQGGIVIVDDGKIVSEIELKLAGLMSIKEPDEVFREYLNMVNTLRTRFQLDFESFFMTLALVSLPVIPDLRITDKGLVDVMKGRLVPLVVEASRR, from the coding sequence ATGGGGCGTACGCCAGCAGACATCGTGGTAACCAATATAAACCTTGTATCCTCAACCACGGGCGAGATACTAGAGGATGCAAGCATAATAATTAAGGGGCGTAGAATAGCTAGGATCGGGGAGATCGCGGATGTCTCGAAATATATATCATCGAGGACCATCGTAATAGATGGAAGGAAAAGGTATGCTGTACCAGGCTTCATAGACCTCCACATACATATCGAATCAACCCTGCTGGATCCAATAGGTTTCTCCAAGATTGCTTTAAAGCATGGCACAACGACTGTGGTTGCCGATCCACATGAAATAGTCAACGTCCTCGGGTTGAAGGGGCTAGAGATATTCACCAAAGTATCCAGGGAGCTACCGCTGAAAATACTCTATGAGGTGCCAAGCTGTGTACCGGCTACAGATCCATCCTATATGCTTGAGACGCCCGGTAATATCGTGTCCTCTAGAGAAGTCAAGGAAGCATTAAACATGGATGGCATCATTGGCTTAGGAGAAGTCATGGACTTCATAAGTGTTGTAAACGCCAACCGGGAAGTATTATCTAAGATACAGGCTGCCAGCGAGAGGAGGATGGTTATCGATGGACACGCACCGCTCCTCAGTGATGAAAAACTAGATGCTTACATCGCGGCTGGAATATTGAGTGACCATGAATCAACCGGCAGCAGGGAGGCCTTAGAGAAGCTCAGACGTGGAATGTATATATTCATCAGGGAGGGGAGTGCATGGAGGGATCTAAAGGCCCTCCTTCCATTGATGAGGGATAGAGATTGTATGCTATGTAGCTTCGTAAGCGATGATATAAATGTCTTCGACTTATTCACGAAGGGTCATATGGATAGAATAATCAACCTAGCAATAGAGTATGGTGTCGATCCCGTTAAAGCGATCCAATACGCCACGATAAATCCAGCGTTGAGACTGCATCTAGAGGATCAGATAGGCTCGATAACCCCTGGGAGACTGGGTGACATAGTGATCACGGAGAGAATAGACCATATAAAACCTGTGACAACCATAGCGAATGGCTCTATAATATACTATGAGGGCGAATTAAAGAAGGTAATAAAGAAAGCCCAATACCCCGAGGAAGCATTAAACACCGTGAAGATAGGAGTGGATCCCTCCTCACTAAGCATCCCTCCACGCATAGAGGTAAGGAAGGGAAGCGTGTTGGCCAACGTAATAGAGGTTACACCAGGCTCAGCCCTCACCAAGTGGAGGATACTAGACGTAGAGGTTTCCGAGCACAAGGTACTCCCAGATCCAAGTAGAGATATAATGTATATAACAGTGATAGACAGGCATAAAGCCACCGGATCTCATAGCAGTGGGCTAATCAAGGGACTGGGCTTTAAGGCAGGGGCAATAGCACAGACAATAGCACATGACACGCATAATTTAATTGTAGCAGGCTGGAGCAAGGAGGACATGATGGTTGCCGTGGAGAGGGTTATGAGGCTTCAGGGTGGAATAGTCATTGTTGACGATGGTAAAATAGTATCTGAAATAGAGTTAAAGCTGGCTGGATTAATGAGTATAAAGGAACCGGATGAGGTATTCAGGGAATACCTTAACATGGTTAACACTTTGAGAACACGCTTCCAACTGGATTTCGAGTCTTTCTTTATGACTCTAGCACTTGTATCTCTGCCAGTAATCCCGGATCTACGTATAACTGATAAAGGCTTAGTTGATGTCATGAAGGGACGGCTAGTACCTCTCGTCGTAGAGGCCTCCAGGAGATAG